The window GGTGAGGTTCGACCCGCTCAGGTCGGCCGAGCCACCGATCAACTCGGGCACCTTCGCCGCCAGCGCGTTGAGCACGATACCCGAGGCGTTGCGGCTGGCGATGTTGCCATTCTCCGCCGTGAAGGTCGGGATGGCCTGCTGCCAGCCGCCGGGCAGGTCGCCCCGCATGCGGCGCCCAAACTCCATCGCGTCGGCGGGATGTGCCTTCGTGTAGGCGATCACGGCGCGGCGCCAGACGTCCTGCACCGTCGCGCCACCGGCGCACAACCCGCGCCAATGCGCCGCCGCCTCGGCGGGCACCGTAAACGGCTCCGCCGCCGTCCATCCATAGGCCTGCTTCGTCAACGCCACTTCGGCAGCGCCTAACGGTTCTCCGTGCGCCTTGGCGCTGTCCTGCCGGTTGGGGGACCCAAAGCCGATGTGCGTCCGCGTGACGATCAATGACGGCCGCGTCGGATCGCTCTTCGCCGACGCGACGGCGCGATCAATCGCGTCGAGGTCGTTGACGTCGGCGATGTGCAGCACCTGCCAGCCGTAGCCCTCAAAGCGGCGAGCCACGTCGTCGCTGCACGTCAGGTCGGTGCTGCCGTCGATGGAGATGCGGTTGTCGTCGAAGAAGGCGATCAGCTTGGCGAGCTTGAAGTGCCCGGCGAAGGACGCCGCCTCGTGCGAGATCCCCTCCATCAGGCACCCGTCGCCCACCACGACGAAGGTGTGGTGGTCGACGATCGTGTGTCCCTCACGATTGAACGTCGCCGCCAGGTGCGCCTCGGCGGCGGCCATGCCGACTGCGTTGGCAAAGCCCTGGCCGAGCGGGCCCGTCGTGGTCTCGATCCCTGCGGTGTGGCCGACTTCCGGGTGGCCCGGCGTGGCGCTTCCCCATTGGCGAAAGCGCTTGATCTCGTCGAGCGACAGCGCGTACCCACTCATATGAAGGGTCGCGTACAGCAACATCGACGCGTGTCCGTTGGACAGGACGAACCGGTCGCGATCCGGCCAGTGCGGGTCGGCCGGGTTGTGCTTGAGGTGTTTGGTGTAGAGGCGGTACGC is drawn from Gemmatimonadota bacterium and contains these coding sequences:
- the tkt gene encoding transketolase yields the protein MTPPADATIGSLDALCINTVRTLAIDAVQAAESGHPGAPMALAPLAYRLYTKHLKHNPADPHWPDRDRFVLSNGHASMLLYATLHMSGYALSLDEIKRFRQWGSATPGHPEVGHTAGIETTTGPLGQGFANAVGMAAAEAHLAATFNREGHTIVDHHTFVVVGDGCLMEGISHEAASFAGHFKLAKLIAFFDDNRISIDGSTDLTCSDDVARRFEGYGWQVLHIADVNDLDAIDRAVASAKSDPTRPSLIVTRTHIGFGSPNRQDSAKAHGEPLGAAEVALTKQAYGWTAAEPFTVPAEAAAHWRGLCAGGATVQDVWRRAVIAYTKAHPADAMEFGRRMRGDLPGGWQQAIPTFTAENGNIASRNASGIVLNALAAKVPELIGGSADLSGSNLTVIKDSPRFAAATPAGRNMHFGVREHAMGALMNGMTLHGGCIAYGGTFLVFADYMRPAIRLAALMKQRVIYVFTHDSIGLGEDGPTHQPIEHLTSLRCIPNVMVLRPADANETAESWRVAIAHRTGPVALVLTRQKLPLIDRSNRGAASEVARGGYVLDAGNGAAAVVLMASGSEVGIALEAQGALAAKGVAARVVSVPSHELFLQQDAAYRASVLPAGVKRIAIEAAHPMSWDRLIGDQGTVIGIETFGASAPYQVLYREYGLTVERVVAAALT